One region of Haloprofundus salilacus genomic DNA includes:
- a CDS encoding DNA-directed DNA polymerase II small subunit translates to MPLETPSRIVKALASRGYNAEREAVTLLASAANPAEAMERAIETAPDDALRLTVSHVRAVLDGGSNAADAPTKPKPSSEASADSNSAVSTAGNPTDSDPDPSVSTAPTTENPQTSPRSPVETGGSTPETPETHGTSTSGAATESSHVRDPSKRSLVIANDMTGASTGTGEYKQFVTTFRDRYERLSKLLRGRVNHRPAKAIGDMVGGSEVDLIGLVNDVRSTASGHWLVELEDTTGTFPCLVMKDKGIADNVDELLMDECVAVQGTLSDDSGIVFVDSLHFPDVPRTFNPKTAERHVQTALISDIHVGSQEFMADAWHSFTDWLHTPEAEPVEYLLIAGDMVEGVGVYPNQDEELDVIDIYDQYERFSEYLKEVPGDMEIVMIPGNHDAVRLAEPQPGFDEELRDIMTAHDARITSNPSTVTVENVSVLMYHGVSLDEVIAELPEEKASYDEPHKAMYQLLKKRHVAPQYGGHMRLAPEERDYLVIDNVPEVFHTGHVHKLGWGKYHNVLAVNSGCWQEQTDFQKSVNIDPDSGYAPILDLDTLDMTVRKFT, encoded by the coding sequence GTGCCGCTGGAGACGCCGTCACGCATCGTCAAAGCACTCGCCAGCCGTGGCTACAATGCCGAGCGCGAAGCTGTGACGCTTCTCGCCAGCGCAGCGAACCCCGCCGAAGCGATGGAGCGCGCCATCGAAACAGCCCCCGACGACGCACTTCGCCTCACCGTCAGCCACGTTCGGGCGGTCCTTGACGGTGGGTCGAACGCGGCAGACGCGCCGACGAAGCCGAAACCGAGTTCGGAGGCGTCGGCCGACTCGAACTCCGCCGTTTCGACGGCGGGAAACCCCACTGACTCGGACCCTGACCCGTCTGTTTCCACTGCACCGACGACGGAGAACCCGCAGACCTCACCGCGGTCTCCAGTGGAAACAGGGGGGTCGACGCCCGAAACGCCCGAAACACACGGAACGAGCACGTCCGGCGCGGCGACCGAGTCCTCACACGTTCGCGACCCCTCGAAACGGTCGCTCGTTATCGCCAACGACATGACCGGTGCGAGCACCGGCACCGGCGAGTACAAACAGTTCGTCACGACGTTCCGCGACCGCTACGAGCGACTGTCGAAACTGCTCCGTGGGCGCGTCAACCACCGCCCGGCGAAAGCCATCGGCGACATGGTCGGCGGCAGCGAAGTCGACCTCATCGGCTTGGTCAACGACGTGCGCTCGACGGCGAGCGGACACTGGCTGGTCGAGCTGGAGGACACGACGGGGACGTTCCCGTGTCTCGTGATGAAAGACAAGGGCATCGCCGACAACGTCGACGAACTCCTGATGGACGAGTGTGTCGCCGTTCAAGGAACGCTCTCGGACGACTCGGGCATCGTCTTCGTCGACTCGCTGCACTTCCCCGACGTGCCGCGGACGTTCAACCCGAAGACCGCGGAGAGACACGTTCAAACCGCGCTCATCTCGGACATCCACGTCGGCAGCCAGGAGTTCATGGCCGACGCGTGGCACTCCTTCACCGACTGGCTCCACACGCCCGAAGCCGAACCGGTCGAGTATCTGCTCATCGCCGGCGACATGGTCGAGGGGGTCGGCGTCTACCCGAATCAGGACGAGGAACTCGACGTCATCGACATCTACGACCAGTACGAGCGGTTCTCGGAGTATCTGAAGGAGGTGCCCGGCGACATGGAGATCGTGATGATTCCGGGCAACCACGACGCGGTCCGTCTCGCCGAACCCCAACCCGGCTTCGACGAGGAACTCCGCGACATCATGACCGCTCACGACGCCCGCATCACCTCGAATCCGTCGACGGTGACCGTCGAGAACGTCTCGGTGCTGATGTACCACGGGGTCTCCCTCGACGAGGTCATCGCCGAACTCCCCGAGGAGAAGGCGAGCTACGACGAACCCCACAAGGCGATGTACCAACTGCTGAAGAAGCGCCACGTCGCCCCGCAGTACGGCGGTCACATGCGCCTCGCGCCCGAGGAACGCGACTACCTCGTCATCGACAACGTGCCCGAGGTGTTCCACACCGGTCACGTCCACAAACTCGGCTGGGGGAAGTACCACAACGTCCTCGCCGTGAATTCGGGGTGCTGGCAGGAACAGACTGACTTCCAGAAGAGCGTCAATATCGACCCTGACTCGGGCTACGCGCCGATTCTCGACCTCGACACGCTGGATATGACGGTCAGGAAGTTTACCTGA
- a CDS encoding aspartate kinase yields MRVVAKFGGTSLGSGDRINRAADSVAAAVEEGHEIAVVASAMGNTTDDLLDEIQFEADDRDRAEIVSMGERTSVRMLKAALSARGVDALFVEPGSEEWPVITNDLGEVDVEETRRRTAALAKRLDGVVPVITGFLAQNHDGEITTLGRGGSDTSAVMLGKYMDADEVVIVTDVEGVMTGDPRVVEGARNVGRITVDELRNLSFRGAEVVAPSALSYKDDHLAVRVVHYQHGDLLTGGTQIEGQFRNLIDLQETELACLTVAGRAIRNRPGILADLSESLRGADINIEAVASGMDSVTFYVAIEESEEAESLLHESVVADESLSSVTVDESVAVVRITGGELPNQPGIIRGIVSPLAEAGINIHDLITSATSVAIFVDWHDRERTLEIVQEGM; encoded by the coding sequence ATGCGCGTAGTCGCGAAGTTCGGCGGGACGAGTCTCGGGAGCGGCGACCGAATCAATCGCGCCGCCGACTCTGTCGCCGCGGCCGTCGAGGAGGGCCACGAAATCGCCGTCGTCGCCAGCGCGATGGGGAACACGACCGATGACCTGCTGGACGAGATTCAGTTCGAGGCCGACGACCGCGACCGCGCCGAAATCGTCAGCATGGGCGAGCGGACGAGCGTCCGGATGCTCAAGGCTGCGCTTTCGGCGCGCGGCGTCGACGCGCTGTTCGTCGAACCCGGCAGCGAGGAGTGGCCGGTCATCACCAACGACCTCGGCGAAGTCGACGTCGAGGAGACGCGTCGCCGCACCGCCGCCCTCGCCAAGCGACTCGACGGCGTCGTCCCGGTCATCACGGGCTTTCTCGCCCAGAACCACGACGGCGAAATAACGACGCTCGGTCGCGGCGGCAGCGACACCAGCGCCGTGATGCTCGGCAAGTACATGGACGCCGACGAAGTCGTCATTGTCACCGACGTCGAAGGCGTTATGACCGGCGACCCCCGCGTCGTCGAGGGTGCACGAAACGTCGGCCGAATCACCGTCGACGAACTCCGAAACCTCTCGTTTCGCGGCGCAGAGGTCGTCGCGCCGAGCGCGCTGAGCTACAAAGACGACCACCTCGCGGTCCGCGTCGTCCACTACCAGCACGGCGACCTGTTGACGGGCGGCACCCAGATCGAGGGCCAGTTCCGCAACCTTATCGACCTCCAGGAGACGGAGTTGGCCTGTCTCACCGTCGCCGGGCGTGCGATTCGCAATCGTCCCGGCATTCTCGCCGACCTCTCGGAGTCGCTTCGCGGCGCCGACATCAACATCGAGGCCGTTGCCAGCGGGATGGATTCGGTCACCTTCTACGTCGCCATCGAGGAGTCCGAGGAGGCCGAGAGCCTCCTGCACGAGTCCGTCGTCGCCGACGAGTCGCTCTCGAGCGTCACTGTCGACGAGTCCGTCGCTGTCGTCCGCATCACCGGCGGCGAACTCCCCAACCAACCGGGAATCATCCGCGGCATCGTCTCGCCGCTGGCGGAAGCCGGTATCAACATCCACGACCTCATCACCAGCGCCACCTCCGTCGCCATCTTCGTCGACTGGCACGACCGCGAGCGGACGCTCGAAATCGTTCAGGAAGGGATGTAG
- a CDS encoding tryptophanase yields the protein MRSYKAKMVETISLPPREKRDEILDEAGYNAFNIPAKHVYVDLLTDSGTGTMSDEQWAALFRGDESYAGSTSFANLRDAVSDVMGFPHVVPTHQGRGAENVLYGCLVSEGDVVLNNAHFDTTRAHVANQGADPVDCPVDGAKDPSVDGPFKGDFSVERARDVVDDVGADEVPVVVLTITNNSTAGQPVSVENTREVADFAAEIDATFVVDACRFAENAYFVQQREPEFEESSIADIVREQLSYADAVTMSGKKEALVNIGGFAAMRDPEVFEAAKQRAILYEGFPTYGGMAGRDIEAMAVGLREAVEPPYVEERVQQVQELGEMLEAEGVPVYKPVGGHAVYLDAGQLFSHLPSDQFPGQALVCELYREGGVRAVELGSFAFPGANRLELVRLAVPRRTYSREHLEHVAETAGAVAARREEVGGLEIIGEPPVPELRHFSATLRPVSE from the coding sequence ATGCGCTCCTACAAAGCGAAGATGGTCGAGACCATCTCGCTTCCCCCCCGCGAGAAACGAGACGAGATCCTGGACGAGGCGGGCTACAACGCGTTCAACATCCCCGCCAAGCACGTCTACGTCGACCTCCTGACTGACAGCGGTACCGGGACGATGAGCGACGAGCAGTGGGCGGCGCTGTTCCGCGGCGACGAGTCCTACGCCGGAAGCACGAGTTTCGCGAACCTCCGCGACGCCGTCTCCGACGTGATGGGCTTCCCGCACGTCGTCCCCACCCATCAGGGCCGCGGCGCGGAGAACGTCCTCTACGGCTGTCTCGTCTCCGAGGGCGACGTGGTGCTCAACAACGCCCACTTCGACACGACCCGCGCCCACGTCGCCAACCAAGGCGCCGACCCCGTCGACTGCCCCGTCGACGGCGCAAAAGATCCGAGCGTCGACGGCCCGTTCAAGGGCGACTTCTCGGTCGAGCGCGCCCGCGACGTCGTCGACGACGTGGGCGCCGACGAGGTTCCGGTCGTCGTGCTCACCATCACGAACAACTCCACCGCGGGACAACCCGTCAGCGTCGAGAACACCCGCGAAGTGGCCGACTTCGCCGCCGAAATCGACGCGACGTTCGTCGTCGACGCCTGTCGCTTCGCCGAGAACGCCTACTTCGTCCAGCAGCGCGAACCCGAGTTCGAAGAGAGTTCCATCGCCGACATCGTTCGCGAACAGCTCTCGTACGCCGACGCCGTGACGATGAGCGGCAAAAAGGAGGCGCTCGTCAACATCGGCGGCTTCGCCGCGATGCGCGACCCCGAGGTGTTCGAGGCGGCGAAACAGCGCGCCATCCTCTACGAGGGTTTCCCCACCTACGGCGGGATGGCCGGTCGCGACATCGAGGCGATGGCCGTCGGCCTGCGCGAGGCGGTCGAACCGCCGTACGTCGAGGAGCGCGTCCAACAGGTACAGGAACTCGGTGAGATGCTCGAGGCGGAGGGCGTCCCCGTCTACAAACCGGTCGGCGGCCACGCGGTGTATCTCGACGCTGGCCAACTGTTCTCGCACCTGCCGAGCGACCAGTTCCCCGGACAGGCGCTCGTCTGCGAACTCTACCGGGAAGGCGGCGTGCGCGCCGTCGAACTCGGCAGTTTCGCGTTCCCCGGCGCGAACCGACTCGAACTCGTCCGCCTCGCGGTCCCCCGCCGGACGTACTCGCGCGAACACCTCGAACACGTCGCCGAAACGGCCGGCGCTGTCGCCGCGCGCCGCGAGGAGGTGGGCGGACTCGAAATCATCGGTGAACCGCCGGTGCCGGAACTTCGGCACTTCTCGGCGACGCTCCGACCGGTCTCCGAGTAA
- a CDS encoding metallophosphoesterase family protein, protein MRLGVLSDIHGNLVALDAVLADMPPVDEIVCAGDVVGYNPWPVDCVERLRKRAVPTVQGNHDRAVAEGTAFRFNEMARAGVEYARDRLDAEDLDWLASLPQQRLAADRRVRLVHGHPDNPDHYTYPDEFMPELLDEEDVLVMGHTHVQAHKVYDEGIVMNPGSVGQPRDGDSRAAYAIVDLDAMEVEERRVTYDIDEVVRAIETECLPERIGTRLYEGR, encoded by the coding sequence ATGCGGTTGGGTGTTCTCTCCGATATTCACGGCAATCTGGTTGCGCTCGACGCGGTCCTCGCGGACATGCCCCCCGTCGACGAGATAGTCTGTGCGGGCGACGTCGTCGGCTACAACCCGTGGCCCGTCGACTGCGTCGAGCGACTCCGAAAACGGGCAGTTCCCACCGTCCAAGGGAACCACGACCGCGCCGTCGCCGAGGGGACGGCGTTTCGGTTCAACGAGATGGCGCGCGCGGGCGTCGAGTACGCTCGCGACCGACTCGACGCCGAGGACCTCGACTGGTTGGCCAGCCTCCCACAGCAGCGACTCGCCGCCGACCGCCGCGTCCGGTTGGTCCACGGCCATCCGGACAATCCGGACCACTACACCTACCCCGACGAGTTCATGCCCGAACTGCTCGACGAGGAGGACGTGCTCGTGATGGGTCACACCCACGTCCAGGCGCACAAGGTGTACGACGAGGGCATCGTGATGAACCCCGGCAGCGTCGGACAACCGCGCGATGGCGACTCACGGGCGGCGTACGCGATAGTCGATTTGGACGCCATGGAAGTCGAGGAACGGCGCGTCACGTACGACATCGACGAAGTCGTCCGCGCCATCGAAACCGAGTGTCTGCCCGAACGCATCGGGACGCGACTGTACGAAGGGCGCTAG
- a CDS encoding IMP cyclohydrolase yields the protein MYVGRFIVVGPGIAAYRVSSRSFPNRQVVEREDALTVAPTPDAPETDNPYISYNCMRETESGQVVVGNGSQVDPITEKLDLGYPARDALVESLLALDYEKDDYDTPRIAGVVDDDEATIGIVRKDAVLVEAVEELTLVATYEEDSPRAFEFAATTAGDAAREAYDLDFEHAVCAAGITVSDDGVETVVVND from the coding sequence ATGTACGTCGGACGGTTCATCGTCGTCGGTCCCGGCATCGCCGCGTATCGCGTCTCCTCGCGGTCGTTCCCGAACAGGCAGGTCGTCGAGCGCGAGGACGCGCTCACCGTCGCGCCGACGCCGGACGCCCCGGAGACGGACAACCCCTACATCTCCTACAACTGCATGCGCGAAACCGAATCGGGGCAGGTCGTCGTCGGCAACGGGTCGCAGGTAGACCCCATTACCGAGAAACTGGACCTCGGCTACCCCGCTCGCGACGCCCTCGTCGAGAGTCTGCTCGCGCTCGACTACGAGAAAGACGACTACGACACGCCGCGAATCGCAGGCGTCGTCGACGACGACGAGGCGACAATCGGCATCGTCCGAAAGGACGCCGTGCTCGTGGAGGCCGTCGAGGAACTGACGCTCGTCGCCACCTACGAGGAAGATAGCCCGCGTGCGTTCGAGTTCGCGGCGACGACGGCCGGAGACGCTGCCCGCGAGGCGTACGACCTCGACTTCGAACACGCCGTCTGTGCGGCTGGCATCACCGTCTCCGACGACGGCGTCGAGACGGTCGTCGTCAACGATTGA
- a CDS encoding PadR family transcriptional regulator, translated as MYDLSGFQRDLLYVISGFDQPSGQDVKGELEQYVDGEINHGRLYPNLDTLVNKGYVKKGPIDRRTNYYAITEKGKEAIHQRRSWEDEYMALPA; from the coding sequence GTGTACGACTTAAGCGGGTTCCAACGTGACCTCCTGTACGTGATTTCTGGGTTCGACCAACCATCAGGTCAAGACGTCAAGGGTGAACTCGAACAGTATGTCGATGGCGAAATCAATCACGGACGATTGTACCCAAATCTGGATACACTCGTGAACAAGGGATACGTCAAGAAAGGACCAATCGACCGCCGAACGAACTACTACGCAATCACCGAAAAAGGAAAAGAGGCTATTCATCAGCGGAGATCGTGGGAAGACGAGTATATGGCTCTTCCAGCATGA